In the Acidobacteriota bacterium genome, one interval contains:
- a CDS encoding dihydroorotate dehydrogenase electron transfer subunit, with amino-acid sequence MQESTTARARDVQVSRCETLAGGYFLLGITAPEAAAAVEPGQIFMLGLPRHSLSADPLLNRPLSVLDAPGAGADGEILFLIKQVGRGTRLLAGLQPGDKLFAHGPLGGTFPEPPVGGTTILVGGGVGIAPLYFCLRRFSGIAQLVLFYGGRTAADLPLRELLATETGTDVRLVTEDGSLGERGLVTEPVERFLKQNAADRIYCCGPNAMMAVVHRIGASAGRSVWVSMENRMGCGMGVCLGCTIPVRDDRGAAMLRVCADGPVFEAGRIDWELLARSPI; translated from the coding sequence ATGCAAGAATCCACCACCGCCCGCGCGCGTGACGTCCAGGTCTCCCGGTGCGAGACGCTCGCCGGCGGTTATTTCCTTCTTGGCATCACTGCGCCGGAGGCTGCCGCCGCGGTCGAGCCCGGGCAGATTTTCATGCTCGGCCTGCCCCGACACTCCTTGTCCGCCGATCCGTTGCTGAACCGCCCCCTGAGCGTACTGGACGCGCCCGGCGCCGGTGCGGACGGGGAGATCCTCTTTCTGATCAAACAGGTGGGCCGGGGCACACGGCTGCTGGCCGGATTGCAGCCGGGCGACAAGCTGTTCGCCCACGGCCCGCTGGGCGGTACGTTCCCGGAGCCACCGGTCGGTGGGACGACAATCCTGGTGGGCGGTGGCGTGGGCATCGCGCCGCTCTATTTCTGCCTGCGCCGTTTTAGCGGAATAGCCCAGCTGGTGTTGTTCTACGGCGGGCGCACCGCGGCCGACCTGCCGCTGCGCGAGCTCCTGGCGACCGAGACGGGTACCGACGTCCGGTTGGTGACCGAGGATGGCAGCCTAGGGGAACGGGGCTTGGTCACCGAACCCGTCGAGCGCTTCCTGAAACAGAATGCCGCGGACCGCATCTATTGCTGCGGCCCTAATGCGATGATGGCTGTCGTCCACCGCATCGGTGCCTCGGCCGGCCGGTCGGTGTGGGTGTCCATGGAGAATCGGATGGGTTGCGGCATGGGCGTGTGCCTGGGCTGCACGATTCCGGTACGCGATGACCGCGGCGCCGCCATGCTGCGGGTATGCGCCGACGGTCCCGTCTTCGAGGCCGGACGGATCGACTGGGAGCTCCTCGCCCGGTCCCCAATCTAG
- the ccmA gene encoding heme ABC exporter ATP-binding protein CcmA, whose amino-acid sequence MPDDGVPVLSLREVRKHFGDVPVLRGISLDVAPGTFLSVVGPNGAGKTTLFNCISRVMRPSSGTIRFRGEDVSGRDLEFRRALGYISHQLFLYPELTGRENLRFFARLYNRPDDPAALDASLAGMGLATAADRPVRTYSRGMKQRLAIARALQHQPELVLLDEPFTGLDQHAAVILRDLLHRLKGEGRTILMISHQLEHAAELGDRILVLVSGRIRAEVAAAETGPDRLAALYLDAVSRHGGAS is encoded by the coding sequence ATGCCCGACGACGGCGTACCAGTCCTGTCCTTGCGGGAAGTGCGCAAGCACTTCGGCGATGTGCCGGTGCTGCGCGGCATCAGCCTGGATGTCGCCCCGGGGACGTTCCTCTCCGTGGTGGGGCCCAACGGCGCCGGCAAGACCACCCTGTTCAATTGCATTTCCCGCGTCATGCGGCCCAGCTCCGGGACGATTCGGTTCCGGGGCGAGGACGTGAGCGGACGCGACCTCGAGTTCCGACGGGCGCTGGGCTACATCTCCCACCAGCTCTTTCTCTACCCCGAACTGACCGGGCGGGAGAACCTCCGCTTCTTCGCGCGGCTCTACAACCGGCCCGACGATCCGGCCGCCTTGGATGCCAGCCTGGCGGGGATGGGGCTGGCGACAGCCGCGGACCGACCGGTCCGGACTTATTCCCGCGGCATGAAGCAGCGGCTGGCCATTGCCCGCGCCCTGCAGCACCAGCCGGAGCTGGTGCTGCTGGACGAGCCCTTCACCGGCCTGGACCAACACGCCGCGGTGATCCTCCGGGACCTGCTCCACCGGCTCAAGGGGGAGGGTCGGACGATCTTGATGATCAGCCACCAGCTGGAGCACGCCGCCGAGCTGGGCGACCGGATCCTCGTGCTGGTCAGCGGCCGGATCCGCGCCGAGGTGGCCGCGGCCGAAACGGGGCCGGACCGTCTGGCGGCGCTCTACCTCGACGCCGTGAGCCGGCATGGAGGGGCGTCGTGA
- a CDS encoding heme lyase CcmF/NrfE family subunit, with product MVLLGNFLIVATFVLLLYAVAAAVVRLRTGRPAWTDTACRAIYAAAALATGAAGLLLWALVRNDFRLEYVASYTSTTLPLVYRITAFWAGQAGSLLLWLLLLLLIAAGALAGFRRRHAAVVPPFILITAASGLFFNLLLLLFTNPFQRLDVAIAEGRGLNPLLQNVGMIFHPPMLFVGYVGFTVPFAFVLAALAAGAIPPDGLKIIRRWTVFSWLFLTVGIILGAQWAYVELGWGGYWAWDPVENASFIPWLAATAFLHTSILQERHGVLKKWNAFLVALTFLLCIFGTFITRSGFIESVHAFERSTIGYYFLIFMAVMLALTGGVIAWRRQLLAPDRPLDSFRSKDGLVVLTNLLLMGFLVVVLAGTILPTLSELAGGRKIAIQTPFFNAAVMPFAIACLVLLGVCPVVGWYRAAAAAFLKPVLVFLAVSLAGFAAMAVWLRGHLSAAVLAGLGLGAAAAIVTDVARSAWIRRQTTGEGFGAALANLLRKNTRRYGAYLVHLGVVVFCMGVVGSAYFSQSFDATVEPGQSFEAGPYTIRYERFDRDADPEKEILRAELYAREGGRTAATLRPEKHFHRLFEQPMTEVAIHCTPVRDLYVIFSPLSLSGRANFKVLINPLVLWIWAGGIVITLGGLLALLPRSRRALLQELPTKEAS from the coding sequence ATGGTGCTGCTGGGCAATTTCCTGATCGTCGCCACGTTCGTCCTGCTGCTCTACGCCGTCGCCGCTGCGGTGGTGAGGCTCCGGACCGGCCGGCCCGCGTGGACCGACACCGCCTGCCGGGCCATCTACGCCGCGGCCGCCCTGGCCACCGGCGCCGCCGGGCTTCTCCTCTGGGCGCTGGTCCGGAACGACTTCCGGCTGGAATACGTGGCAAGCTACACCTCCACGACGCTGCCCCTGGTCTACCGGATCACCGCCTTCTGGGCCGGCCAGGCGGGTTCACTCCTCCTCTGGCTGCTCCTGCTGTTGCTGATCGCCGCAGGGGCGCTGGCCGGATTCCGCCGGCGCCACGCCGCGGTGGTCCCGCCCTTCATTCTCATCACGGCCGCCTCGGGTCTGTTCTTCAACCTGCTCCTGCTCCTGTTCACGAACCCGTTCCAGCGGTTGGACGTGGCGATCGCCGAGGGGCGGGGCCTGAACCCGCTGCTCCAGAACGTGGGCATGATCTTCCACCCGCCGATGCTGTTCGTCGGCTACGTGGGCTTCACGGTGCCGTTCGCCTTTGTCCTGGCCGCGCTGGCTGCCGGCGCCATACCGCCCGACGGGCTGAAGATCATTCGCCGCTGGACGGTGTTTTCCTGGCTGTTCCTCACGGTTGGGATCATCCTCGGCGCGCAGTGGGCCTACGTGGAGCTGGGCTGGGGCGGCTATTGGGCCTGGGACCCGGTGGAGAACGCCTCGTTCATCCCGTGGCTCGCGGCGACGGCCTTCCTGCACACCTCCATCCTGCAGGAACGCCACGGGGTGTTGAAAAAATGGAATGCGTTCCTGGTGGCGCTCACATTCCTGCTGTGCATCTTCGGCACGTTCATCACTCGGAGCGGCTTCATCGAGTCGGTGCACGCCTTCGAGCGCTCCACCATCGGGTATTACTTCCTGATCTTCATGGCGGTGATGCTGGCCCTGACCGGCGGCGTCATCGCCTGGCGCCGGCAGCTGCTGGCGCCCGACCGGCCCCTTGACAGTTTCCGCTCCAAGGACGGACTGGTCGTGCTCACCAACCTGCTGTTGATGGGCTTCCTGGTCGTGGTGCTGGCGGGGACCATCCTGCCCACGCTGTCCGAACTGGCGGGCGGCCGGAAAATCGCCATCCAGACGCCGTTCTTCAACGCGGCCGTCATGCCGTTCGCCATCGCCTGCCTCGTTTTGCTGGGCGTCTGCCCGGTGGTGGGCTGGTACCGGGCCGCGGCGGCGGCGTTCCTGAAGCCCGTGCTGGTGTTTCTGGCGGTGAGCCTGGCGGGCTTCGCGGCGATGGCGGTCTGGCTGCGGGGACACCTCTCCGCGGCGGTTCTGGCCGGCCTCGGACTGGGCGCCGCGGCGGCCATCGTCACCGACGTGGCGCGCTCGGCGTGGATCCGCCGGCAGACCACGGGCGAGGGGTTCGGCGCGGCGCTGGCGAACCTGCTCCGGAAGAACACCCGCCGCTACGGGGCCTACCTGGTCCATCTGGGCGTGGTGGTGTTCTGCATGGGCGTCGTAGGCTCGGCTTACTTCAGCCAGTCGTTTGACGCCACCGTGGAGCCGGGGCAGTCGTTTGAGGCCGGGCCGTACACCATCCGCTACGAGCGCTTCGACCGGGATGCCGATCCGGAGAAGGAGATCCTCCGCGCCGAGCTTTACGCGCGGGAGGGCGGCCGGACCGCGGCGACGCTCCGGCCCGAAAAGCACTTTCACCGGCTGTTCGAGCAGCCGATGACCGAGGTGGCCATCCATTGCACGCCGGTCCGCGACCTGTACGTGATCTTCTCGCCGCTCAGCCTGTCCGGCCGGGCCAACTTCAAGGTGCTCATCAACCCGCTGGTGCTCTGGATCTGGGCGGGGGGCATCGTGATCACCCTGGGCGGGCTGTTGGCGCTCCTGCCGCGGTCCCGTCGCGCCCTGCTCCAGGAACTGCCGACCAAGGAGGCGTCATGA
- a CDS encoding enoyl-CoA hydratase/isomerase family protein — translation MQDDSAQFAKIRFELKGRLAHITLNNPPDNLLSLQLLGEWSELMESVAGQAETAALLVSASGPNFIGGLDFSEHTREMVFSALERFRNICEFLLNVEYLTLALVDGKVRNWGCDLLPFFDLVLASSAATFQYDHLAIGTFPAVGTIMLGQSAGFAASLQTFLEGHEMTAAQALELGLVARVHPREELVVDLKKTLAHLSTISTPVTGLMLRNLRRAKHENFQRFIDESYTDYLNILTDLEDFSEGVAAWMDRRPPAWKNR, via the coding sequence ATGCAAGACGATTCGGCCCAGTTCGCGAAGATCCGTTTCGAGCTGAAAGGCCGCCTGGCCCACATCACCTTGAACAATCCGCCGGACAACCTCCTGTCGCTGCAGTTGCTGGGCGAATGGAGCGAGCTGATGGAGTCGGTCGCCGGCCAGGCGGAAACGGCCGCTCTGCTTGTGTCCGCCTCGGGTCCCAACTTCATCGGCGGCCTGGACTTCTCGGAACACACCCGGGAGATGGTGTTCTCCGCTCTGGAGCGCTTCCGCAACATCTGCGAGTTCCTCCTCAACGTGGAATACCTCACCCTCGCTCTCGTCGACGGCAAGGTCCGCAACTGGGGCTGCGATCTGCTCCCCTTCTTCGACCTGGTGCTGGCGAGCTCCGCAGCCACCTTTCAGTACGACCATCTGGCCATCGGCACCTTCCCCGCGGTGGGCACGATCATGCTGGGGCAGTCGGCCGGATTCGCCGCATCGCTCCAGACCTTCCTGGAGGGTCACGAGATGACAGCCGCCCAGGCCCTCGAACTGGGGCTGGTAGCCCGGGTGCACCCGCGCGAAGAGCTCGTGGTCGATCTCAAGAAGACCCTGGCCCACCTGTCCACCATCAGCACGCCGGTAACCGGGCTGATGCTGCGCAACCTGCGCCGGGCCAAGCACGAGAACTTCCAGCGTTTCATCGACGAATCGTATACCGACTACCTGAATATCCTGACCGACCTGGAGGATTTCAGCGAAGGCGTCGCCGCCTGGATGGACCGGAGGCCGCCGGCCTGGAAAAACCGTTGA
- a CDS encoding cytochrome c maturation protein CcmE: MAKLKLILIVVLFVGVVGYLIYSGLQETTVYYHTVDEVLAGQAHDGGRGVRVTGTVVPGSVRRAADELAMDFQIADQVGRPALTVHYQGVIPDNFKEGMAVVVEGDLKPGRREFDAATILLKCPSKYEKAPEQS, translated from the coding sequence ATGGCCAAGCTGAAACTGATCCTGATCGTTGTGCTGTTCGTCGGAGTGGTGGGTTACCTGATCTACTCGGGCCTGCAGGAAACCACCGTCTACTACCACACCGTGGACGAGGTGCTGGCCGGCCAGGCGCATGACGGCGGACGGGGCGTGCGGGTCACCGGCACCGTCGTGCCCGGCTCGGTCCGGCGGGCTGCGGACGAGCTGGCCATGGATTTCCAGATCGCCGATCAGGTGGGCCGGCCCGCCCTGACGGTCCACTATCAGGGGGTGATCCCTGACAATTTCAAGGAGGGGATGGCCGTTGTCGTGGAAGGCGACCTCAAGCCCGGACGCCGCGAGTTCGACGCCGCCACCATCCTGCTGAAATGCCCCTCGAAGTACGAGAAGGCGCCGGAACAGTCCTGA
- a CDS encoding DUF4388 domain-containing protein: MALIGNLKEVNLVNLIQLNCLEKKTAKLTFNYRGKIGVIYFENGDIPHAQFDNLVGPEAVYKAIHLTEGEFKIEDGIRTNIKTNEIKWSELILEGMRIFDESQAGQDQVHIKLIKNLMQIDGVLAAVTLLKDGTPLSNSSFEEVELYAQILSFCAAKLQNVGKNSGISYFDSVTVNFSDKTLMLVDRDPHLIGVFFNPQANLKLAEPQVMKELQTYINERQ; encoded by the coding sequence ATGGCACTGATTGGGAATCTCAAGGAAGTCAATCTGGTCAATCTGATTCAGTTGAACTGCCTGGAGAAGAAGACCGCCAAGTTGACCTTCAACTACCGGGGGAAAATCGGCGTGATCTACTTCGAGAACGGCGACATCCCCCACGCCCAGTTCGACAACCTGGTGGGCCCGGAGGCCGTTTACAAGGCGATCCACCTGACGGAAGGCGAATTCAAGATCGAGGACGGCATCCGCACCAACATCAAGACCAACGAGATCAAGTGGTCCGAGCTGATCCTCGAAGGCATGCGGATCTTTGATGAAAGCCAGGCCGGTCAGGACCAGGTCCACATCAAGCTGATCAAGAACCTGATGCAAATCGACGGCGTCCTTGCCGCGGTCACCCTGCTCAAGGACGGAACCCCCCTGTCCAACAGCAGCTTTGAGGAAGTGGAACTCTATGCCCAGATTTTGTCGTTTTGCGCGGCCAAGCTGCAGAACGTCGGCAAGAATTCCGGCATCAGCTACTTCGACAGCGTCACCGTCAACTTCAGCGACAAAACCCTGATGTTGGTGGACCGGGATCCCCACCTCATCGGTGTTTTTTTCAATCCGCAGGCCAACCTGAAACTGGCTGAGCCCCAGGTGATGAAGGAACTTCAAACCTATATCAACGAGCGGCAATAA